The proteins below come from a single Acidobacteriota bacterium genomic window:
- a CDS encoding DUF4190 domain-containing protein: MKQCPRCKQTYSDDQLNFCLEDGEMLSSFVQEQRNRYVDDSPPTVMLDEARRTNPTNWPQQQPSSPPAQWQQPAAAPAQFAQFGILPSPNQTLAIVSLGLGIGSLTIGWCCSLGLLLSPAALITGFIALSQIKKDPSKYTGKGLAIGGMVTGGVFLALYILVMLIWGLAAIGGSLGR, from the coding sequence ATGAAACAATGCCCGCGTTGTAAACAGACATACAGCGATGACCAGCTAAACTTCTGCCTCGAAGATGGCGAGATGCTCTCGAGCTTTGTTCAGGAACAGCGGAACCGCTACGTCGATGATTCGCCGCCGACGGTCATGCTTGACGAAGCAAGGCGAACAAATCCGACCAACTGGCCGCAGCAACAGCCGTCATCTCCGCCCGCTCAATGGCAGCAGCCTGCCGCGGCTCCGGCTCAATTCGCGCAGTTTGGCATTCTGCCTTCGCCAAATCAGACTCTTGCTATCGTTTCGCTTGGGCTCGGTATAGGGAGTTTGACGATCGGCTGGTGCTGTTCATTAGGGCTTTTGTTGTCGCCGGCGGCACTAATAACCGGCTTCATTGCTCTTTCTCAGATCAAAAAAGACCCGAGCAAATATACAGGCAAGGGCCTGGCGATCGGTGGAATGGTGACCGGCGGTGTGTTTCTTGCACTTTATATACTAGTTATGTTGATCTGGGGCCTGGCAGCGATCGGCGGCAGCCTTGGCCGTTAA
- a CDS encoding acyl-CoA carboxylase subunit beta, translated as MQPESRTKSKIDLLKERSQIAEEGGGRARLEKQKAAGKMTARERVEFFLDEGSFEEFDKFVVHRSTDFGLENQKFPGDGVITGHGLVDGREVFVFAQDFTVFGGSLSETHAQKICKVMDMAMKTGAPVIGLNDSGGARIQEGVVSLGGYADIFLRNVLSSGVVPQISCILGPCAGGAVYSPAITDFNVMVKDSSYMFITGPDVIKTVTHEDVTKDELGGAMTHNSKSGVAHFAADSDEHALRITRELLSFMPSNNMENPPFVATSDPSDRADEKLNTMVPEAATQPYDIRDIVNNVVDDGYFFEVQEAFAPNIVIGFARLGGYSVGIVANQPAYLAGVLDIDASVKAARFVRFCDCFNIPLITFEDVPGFLPGVNQEHQGIIRHGAKLLYAFAEATVPKITVITRKAYGGAYCVMASKHIRTDINFAYPTAEIAVMGSEGAVGVLFKREIAERDEDYRLSKVADFQDKFANPYVAAERGYIDEVIEPKFTRPKLIRALSLLQNKRDTNPRKKHGNIPL; from the coding sequence ATGCAGCCCGAATCCAGAACCAAAAGCAAGATCGATCTACTCAAAGAAAGGTCGCAGATCGCCGAAGAAGGCGGAGGCCGTGCACGGCTTGAAAAACAAAAGGCAGCCGGCAAGATGACCGCCCGCGAACGCGTCGAGTTTTTCCTCGACGAAGGAAGTTTTGAGGAATTCGACAAATTTGTCGTCCACCGGTCTACAGATTTTGGCCTTGAAAATCAAAAATTTCCCGGTGACGGCGTCATCACTGGCCACGGACTCGTCGACGGACGCGAGGTTTTTGTTTTTGCTCAGGATTTCACAGTATTCGGCGGTTCTCTCTCCGAAACGCATGCTCAGAAGATCTGCAAGGTCATGGACATGGCCATGAAAACCGGAGCTCCTGTGATCGGCCTCAATGATTCCGGCGGAGCGAGAATTCAGGAAGGCGTCGTCTCGCTTGGTGGCTATGCCGACATTTTCCTACGAAATGTGCTTTCCAGCGGCGTCGTTCCGCAGATCAGCTGCATCCTCGGCCCGTGTGCCGGTGGAGCGGTATATTCGCCCGCGATCACCGACTTTAACGTGATGGTCAAGGATTCGTCCTACATGTTCATCACCGGCCCCGACGTGATCAAAACCGTTACGCATGAGGACGTGACCAAAGACGAACTCGGCGGGGCGATGACGCACAATTCCAAATCGGGTGTCGCACATTTTGCCGCCGATTCCGACGAACACGCTCTGCGTATCACCCGCGAACTGCTCTCGTTCATGCCGTCAAACAACATGGAAAATCCGCCATTCGTCGCGACCAGCGACCCGTCGGACCGGGCGGATGAGAAGCTAAACACAATGGTTCCCGAGGCAGCGACTCAGCCCTATGATATTCGTGACATCGTAAACAATGTCGTCGATGACGGCTATTTTTTCGAGGTTCAGGAAGCCTTTGCTCCTAATATAGTCATCGGATTTGCACGCCTCGGCGGGTACTCGGTCGGGATCGTTGCAAATCAGCCTGCGTATTTAGCAGGCGTTCTCGACATCGACGCGTCGGTAAAAGCGGCTCGTTTTGTACGTTTTTGCGATTGTTTCAACATCCCGCTCATCACTTTCGAAGACGTTCCCGGCTTTCTCCCCGGCGTTAATCAGGAACATCAGGGCATCATTCGCCACGGAGCCAAGCTTCTTTACGCATTTGCGGAAGCGACGGTGCCGAAGATCACTGTGATCACCCGAAAAGCCTACGGCGGAGCCTATTGTGTCATGGCTTCGAAGCACATTCGCACCGACATCAATTTTGCGTATCCAACCGCGGAGATCGCTGTAATGGGATCCGAGGGCGCGGTCGGCGTTCTTTTCAAACGCGAGATCGCCGAGCGCGATGAAGACTATCGTCTCTCCAAAGTCGCCGATTTTCAGGACAAATTCGCCAACCCATACGTCGCTGCCGAACGCGGTTACATTGACGAGGTGATCGAGCCGAAGTTCACGCGTCCAAAGCTGATCCGTGCCCTGTCACTTCTTCAAAATAAACGGGATACCAATCCGCGCAAGAAGCATGGAAATATCCCGCTTTAA
- a CDS encoding proprotein convertase P-domain-containing protein yields MKRQLFLALFVIGLFSLSVFFLEISRAQNRTRILTEPEPQDQEMAATIKRLTNRTTDGLLEKQHADGSVELDLEGRFQNLPLAVLDEQGRTVVGCAATLEEANEFFGRDLETGRSLGPKYSPLDEMEQTAKDLGIEVAEYKFYLDLIEKSRQHRTETPNSATINIVNNDGAAEGFNDTTAVVPVGGNSGTTLGQQRLNLFNFAAGIWGAYLDSTVAIQVRSQFDPLTCTANSAVLGSAGTVNIYRNFSGAAFTNTWYHAPLANKLAGSDLGVNPEINATFNSALNGDPNCLGGRTFYLGFDNSNPVGTTNLLVVLLHEMGHGLGFSNFANGATGALNGGFPDVYTTFMFDRTANLGWNAMTDAQRLASTTNTNNLLWDGPNVKVASGFLTSGRDVTNGRVQLYAPSTFSQGSSLSHFDTLCFPNLLMEPNITTGLPLTLDLTRQQMRDIGWFRDTNADLGPDTITNVTPSGNTISAGSSVNVTWTNGGGFNQPVAIELSTDGGVTFPTTLTASAANTGTFNFTVPNTPTTTARIRVREVDYVSPSGTSAANFTISGGGPTPTPTPIPTPSPTPTPTPTPGPTPSPTPTVAPTPTPTPAPTPTPGACTFSNGGLNPQSLTDSGVAATAGTFWSEAQHPAGNLTVANTSAGFGAIQGSNRLADNFSIAQPCTIQTISFYGYLTGAGATTPFTALTLQIWNGRPGDVGSTVVFGDTTTNRLASSTDTSIFRIFNTVAPPPGVASGTTRRIWKNTATVNTVLPAGNYWVDWATTVTGAANHFYPSKTIAGSRGAVGDNARQFTVSTALWADVEDTGNPVTVPSVKQDFPFDVVGTPGGVVPTPTPTPTPTPTPTPTPAPTPTPTPAPTATPTPAPTPTPTPAPTPTPTPAPTPTPTPAPTVTPTPVPTPTPAGGLTVSFTGTAVSIPDAAAAGVNIPLAVGNACTITDLNFRFDGTPSATAGDTGVGVTHSWVGDLIFKLTSPAGTAVTFFDRPDVPASAFGCSNNNLAQVILDDDGGFPSIETTCNAGGSDAAFPSGSFTPNNPLSAFDGQAAAGTWTLNVSDNGAGDTGQVRAFSLVFSCQDGVTPTPTPTPTPPPSVVTIEGRVFTPGGLGIRNAVVKLFDGGSNLLQTSTTSSFGVYSFTNVPVGQTYTLTTGNKRYRFTPKILTITTSLTNVDFIGLE; encoded by the coding sequence ATGAAGCGTCAGTTATTTCTCGCCCTGTTCGTCATCGGCCTATTCTCATTGAGCGTTTTTTTCCTGGAGATATCCAGAGCCCAGAACCGGACGCGGATATTGACTGAACCCGAGCCTCAGGATCAGGAAATGGCCGCGACGATCAAACGCCTGACGAATCGAACGACCGATGGCCTTTTGGAGAAACAGCATGCCGACGGCAGCGTCGAGCTTGATCTGGAAGGACGGTTTCAAAACCTCCCGCTCGCCGTTCTCGACGAGCAAGGCCGGACGGTCGTCGGCTGTGCCGCAACTCTCGAGGAAGCCAACGAATTTTTCGGCCGTGACCTCGAAACCGGCCGATCGTTGGGCCCCAAATATTCCCCGCTCGACGAAATGGAGCAGACCGCGAAAGATCTCGGAATTGAGGTCGCGGAGTACAAATTCTACTTAGATCTGATCGAAAAGTCTCGCCAACATAGAACCGAAACGCCTAATTCCGCGACGATAAATATCGTTAACAACGACGGTGCAGCCGAAGGATTCAACGACACTACTGCGGTGGTCCCGGTTGGCGGCAATAGCGGTACAACTCTAGGACAACAGCGACTTAATCTATTTAATTTCGCTGCGGGAATTTGGGGAGCTTATCTAGATTCGACGGTCGCAATTCAGGTACGTTCACAGTTCGATCCTCTAACATGCACCGCAAATTCGGCGGTGCTTGGGTCGGCTGGTACGGTGAATATATATCGTAATTTTTCCGGCGCCGCTTTTACCAACACTTGGTATCACGCACCGCTCGCAAACAAACTGGCTGGTAGCGATCTTGGGGTTAACCCTGAAATAAACGCTACCTTTAATAGTGCTCTCAATGGCGATCCTAATTGCCTCGGCGGACGCACCTTCTATCTTGGATTCGACAATAGCAATCCGGTCGGAACAACTAATCTGTTAGTCGTCCTCCTTCATGAAATGGGACACGGCCTAGGGTTCTCGAACTTTGCGAATGGCGCCACTGGCGCCTTAAACGGTGGCTTTCCTGATGTTTACACCACCTTCATGTTCGATCGAACGGCGAATCTTGGATGGAATGCAATGACCGATGCTCAACGTCTCGCGTCAACTACTAATACCAATAATCTCTTATGGGATGGCCCGAACGTTAAAGTTGCGTCGGGATTTTTGACCTCTGGTCGAGACGTTACTAATGGGAGAGTTCAGTTATACGCGCCCTCTACATTTTCGCAGGGATCTTCGCTTTCACATTTTGACACTCTTTGCTTTCCAAATTTGCTAATGGAGCCCAACATTACGACCGGTCTCCCTTTAACTTTGGATCTTACCCGACAGCAAATGCGAGATATCGGATGGTTCAGAGATACAAACGCGGACCTTGGGCCGGACACAATAACGAACGTTACTCCTTCGGGAAACACGATAAGCGCCGGAAGCTCGGTAAACGTGACGTGGACGAACGGTGGCGGATTCAATCAACCGGTCGCGATCGAGCTGTCAACAGATGGCGGCGTAACCTTCCCTACGACCCTGACAGCAAGTGCTGCGAATACCGGAACATTTAATTTCACGGTTCCAAATACACCGACAACAACGGCACGGATCCGTGTGAGAGAGGTAGATTACGTGTCACCTTCCGGCACATCGGCAGCTAATTTCACGATCTCAGGCGGCGGCCCAACACCAACGCCGACACCGATCCCGACGCCATCTCCTACGCCTACGCCGACACCGACACCTGGTCCGACACCGTCGCCAACTCCGACGGTTGCACCAACGCCGACGCCAACGCCGGCACCAACTCCGACACCCGGAGCATGTACGTTCTCGAATGGCGGCCTCAATCCGCAATCGTTGACTGACAGCGGTGTTGCGGCCACGGCAGGTACTTTTTGGAGCGAAGCTCAGCATCCGGCAGGCAATCTGACAGTTGCGAACACGTCGGCCGGATTCGGCGCGATACAGGGTTCAAATCGCTTGGCGGACAACTTCTCGATCGCACAACCATGTACGATCCAAACGATCTCGTTCTATGGATATCTGACGGGCGCTGGGGCTACGACACCTTTCACAGCATTAACGCTCCAGATCTGGAATGGAAGGCCTGGTGATGTGGGCAGCACTGTGGTCTTTGGCGATACGACGACAAACAGGCTCGCGTCATCGACAGATACCAGCATCTTCAGGATCTTCAACACGGTAGCACCTCCTCCGGGAGTCGCTTCGGGAACCACAAGAAGGATCTGGAAGAACACCGCGACGGTCAATACCGTTTTGCCAGCGGGAAACTATTGGGTCGACTGGGCTACTACGGTAACGGGAGCCGCGAACCATTTCTATCCGAGCAAGACAATTGCGGGATCTAGAGGAGCTGTCGGCGATAATGCCCGCCAGTTCACGGTCTCAACAGCCCTGTGGGCTGACGTAGAAGATACCGGAAATCCAGTTACCGTACCTTCGGTCAAACAGGACTTCCCGTTCGACGTTGTAGGCACGCCGGGCGGCGTGGTTCCAACTCCAACGCCAACTCCAACTCCAACTCCGACACCGACACCGACACCGGCACCGACGCCTACGCCAACACCCGCGCCGACCGCTACGCCAACGCCGGCGCCAACACCAACTCCAACGCCCGCTCCGACGCCTACGCCAACGCCCGCTCCGACACCTACGCCAACACCGGCACCGACCGTTACGCCAACGCCTGTACCGACCCCGACACCGGCGGGTGGCTTAACAGTCAGTTTCACGGGTACGGCCGTATCGATCCCGGATGCTGCGGCAGCGGGAGTCAACATTCCGCTGGCAGTCGGAAACGCGTGTACGATCACCGACCTGAACTTCCGGTTCGACGGAACGCCGAGTGCTACGGCCGGAGACACCGGAGTGGGAGTAACTCACTCGTGGGTCGGCGACCTGATCTTCAAGCTGACCTCGCCGGCAGGAACGGCGGTGACCTTCTTCGACCGTCCGGATGTTCCGGCATCGGCATTCGGATGCAGCAACAATAACCTTGCACAGGTGATCCTGGATGACGACGGCGGATTCCCGTCCATTGAAACGACATGTAACGCGGGAGGCAGTGATGCAGCATTCCCATCGGGATCGTTCACGCCGAACAATCCGCTGTCGGCTTTCGACGGCCAGGCTGCGGCCGGAACGTGGACGCTGAACGTCAGCGACAACGGAGCCGGCGACACAGGCCAGGTTAGAGCCTTCTCACTGGTATTCTCATGCCAGGACGGGGTCACACCAACACCTACTCCAACCCCAACGCCGCCGCCTAGTGTTGTTACGATCGAAGGCCGCGTGTTTACGCCCGGGGGCCTGGGAATTCGAAATGCGGTAGTTAAATTATTCGACGGCGGAAGTAATCTGCTGCAAACGTCGACGACAAGCTCATTTGGTGTTTATTC
- a CDS encoding YihY/virulence factor BrkB family protein, which translates to MLNVTEFPFKEFGWALYAKIFDTDIFSRAAQVAFYFSFALFPLLYFLVSLFGIVIESSEGLRGELFSYLRQIMPLAVFDLVSRTVEEIVVNSTGGKATLGLAVTLWSASAGVDAIRTALNEIYGLKDSRNWFKTKAQSILFTLIVSVLTTAILAIVFYGWQLFQYGLARLGLEVSSPFLLVSIQWISILVIMLLACEIIYNLLPDFKRFRWVWITPGSVVAILVWIILTTGFRTYLGYFNSYNKAYGSLGAVIIMMLWLYLTASALMIGGAINAVLHEMREKAENESVEAETLSA; encoded by the coding sequence ATGCTAAACGTTACAGAGTTCCCGTTCAAGGAATTCGGCTGGGCACTGTATGCGAAGATATTCGACACCGATATTTTCAGCCGCGCCGCCCAGGTAGCTTTTTATTTTTCATTCGCGCTGTTTCCGTTACTTTATTTCCTCGTCAGTCTTTTCGGCATAGTTATCGAATCGTCCGAGGGCCTTCGCGGCGAGCTGTTCTCATATCTCCGCCAGATAATGCCGCTCGCCGTCTTTGACCTGGTAAGCCGAACGGTCGAAGAGATCGTCGTCAATAGCACCGGCGGAAAAGCCACGCTCGGCCTTGCCGTGACCCTTTGGTCCGCCTCTGCGGGCGTCGATGCTATCCGCACGGCTTTGAATGAGATCTACGGACTCAAAGACAGCCGCAATTGGTTCAAGACAAAGGCTCAGTCGATTCTCTTCACGCTCATCGTCTCGGTTCTTACAACCGCGATTCTGGCGATCGTTTTTTATGGTTGGCAGTTGTTCCAATATGGCCTTGCGAGACTTGGCCTTGAGGTGAGTTCGCCATTTCTTTTGGTAAGCATCCAATGGATCTCGATACTGGTAATAATGCTGCTCGCGTGCGAGATCATTTACAATCTCCTGCCAGATTTTAAGAGGTTTCGTTGGGTTTGGATAACGCCGGGCTCGGTCGTCGCGATCTTAGTGTGGATCATTCTCACAACGGGGTTCCGCACGTATCTCGGGTATTTTAATTCCTACAACAAAGCCTACGGCTCGCTCGGCGCGGTCATAATTATGATGCTATGGCTCTATCTGACGGCATCTGCTCTGATGATCGGTGGGGCGATAAACGCCGTGCTTCACGAAATGCGTGAAAAGGCCGAGAACGAATCAGTTGAAGCCGAAACACTATCAGCTTAG
- a CDS encoding protein kinase, with the protein MRVTLHVVAGPQTGRDFTFDQHDTFMIGRSEDAQFCLPQDRYFSRHHCILEIAPPQAFLRDLGSTNGTYVNGMRVDTAHLKSGDRIQGGETILEVEVSTGLEEFNDTARVAGATQPSVVTITCLNCSVPANIEAADPDAKLSFICDDCRDKLKANPQPIPNYQMIRVIGQGGMGSVMLGRAESDGRAVAIKTLLPEVAVSEQSLKRFLREIEVAASLKHPNIVSYIDHGTHNGLVYLVTEFIAGMDAARLAKNRGGRLNYREMVSVVSQTLAALDFAHSQGFVHRDIKEQNILVSGNFPEDVAKLTDFGLSKSFKQTGMSGVTMVGDVAGTIAYMPPEQVRDFKDVKPPSDIYAIGMTAYSLLTGAHALDIGPKAGIAETVKAIFEKPIIPVRARVPDVPLHVASVIETALAKQVENRWRTAGAMREALLSAAG; encoded by the coding sequence ATGCGCGTTACCCTTCACGTCGTTGCCGGTCCGCAAACCGGACGCGACTTTACATTCGATCAGCACGATACGTTCATGATCGGGCGAAGCGAGGATGCTCAGTTCTGTCTGCCGCAGGACAGGTATTTCTCGCGCCACCACTGCATTCTGGAGATCGCTCCGCCGCAGGCATTCCTGCGTGATCTCGGCTCTACAAATGGCACATACGTCAACGGAATGCGCGTTGATACCGCTCATTTAAAAAGCGGCGACCGCATCCAGGGCGGTGAGACTATCCTCGAGGTCGAGGTCTCGACCGGGCTTGAAGAATTCAACGATACGGCTCGAGTTGCCGGAGCGACCCAGCCTTCCGTGGTCACGATCACCTGTTTGAACTGCAGCGTACCAGCGAATATCGAGGCCGCCGATCCGGACGCAAAACTCTCCTTCATTTGCGATGATTGCCGAGATAAACTCAAAGCAAATCCGCAGCCGATCCCGAATTATCAGATGATACGCGTTATCGGCCAGGGCGGAATGGGCAGCGTTATGCTGGGCCGTGCGGAATCGGATGGCCGTGCAGTTGCGATCAAAACGCTTCTGCCTGAGGTTGCCGTGAGCGAGCAGTCGTTGAAGCGTTTCCTTCGTGAGATCGAGGTCGCAGCATCGCTCAAGCACCCAAACATCGTCAGCTACATCGATCACGGGACTCACAACGGGTTAGTTTATCTCGTGACTGAATTTATCGCGGGTATGGACGCTGCCCGGCTTGCCAAGAACCGGGGCGGACGCCTCAATTACCGCGAAATGGTCAGTGTTGTATCCCAAACGCTCGCGGCACTCGATTTTGCTCATTCGCAAGGATTCGTTCATCGCGACATCAAGGAACAGAATATTCTAGTGAGCGGCAATTTCCCCGAAGATGTGGCAAAACTCACGGATTTCGGACTCTCAAAGAGTTTTAAACAAACCGGAATGAGCGGAGTGACGATGGTTGGGGACGTGGCGGGCACGATCGCCTACATGCCGCCTGAACAGGTTCGCGACTTCAAGGATGTTAAGCCGCCGTCAGATATCTACGCCATCGGAATGACGGCCTACAGCCTTTTGACTGGTGCCCACGCTCTCGACATTGGCCCCAAAGCGGGCATAGCGGAAACGGTGAAGGCCATCTTCGAAAAGCCGATAATCCCGGTCCGGGCACGGGTTCCGGATGTGCCGCTTCATGTCGCTTCGGTTATCGAAACAGCTCTCGCAAAACAGGTCGAGAATCGCTGGCGAACCGCCGGGGCGATGCGTGAAGCCCTTCTTTCCGCCGCCGGGTAA
- a CDS encoding RNA methyltransferase, with the protein MNEFDKITSRDNGRLVNLRKVRHGKDAASIFIEGRRLTEEALRSPLVLDECFVSDAFDGEDLVNAVNARGATVYFVADRLFASISDTKTPQGILVTAKRPKSGNNLIEDNLASAGLPLVLFLKEINNPSNLGAVLRTAEAADIAGVAVSTNSTDAFSSKSIRASMGAVFRLPVWENVGFEEITKWAKANDLSTIASDISASVRYTEIDWTKPRLMIVGSEAHGLNVSELAGVDEKIVIQMENGVESLNLAVATGIILFEAKRQNG; encoded by the coding sequence ATGAATGAGTTCGATAAGATAACGAGCCGCGACAACGGTCGGTTGGTCAACCTCCGAAAGGTACGCCACGGTAAAGACGCGGCGAGCATTTTTATCGAAGGTCGCCGATTGACCGAGGAAGCATTACGCTCACCGCTGGTTCTAGATGAATGTTTTGTTTCCGACGCTTTTGACGGAGAAGATCTGGTGAATGCGGTCAACGCTCGCGGGGCGACGGTTTATTTCGTCGCAGATCGGTTGTTTGCATCGATATCTGACACAAAAACGCCGCAGGGAATTTTAGTAACTGCAAAGCGGCCGAAGTCTGGGAATAATCTTATCGAAGATAACCTCGCATCAGCCGGGTTGCCGCTGGTTTTGTTTTTGAAGGAAATCAATAACCCATCCAATCTCGGAGCTGTACTACGAACCGCCGAAGCTGCCGATATCGCAGGGGTGGCCGTCTCGACGAATTCGACCGATGCTTTCTCCTCCAAATCGATCAGGGCATCGATGGGGGCGGTTTTTCGGCTCCCAGTCTGGGAGAATGTCGGCTTCGAAGAGATAACTAAGTGGGCGAAAGCAAATGATCTGTCGACGATTGCGAGCGACATTTCGGCCTCAGTTAGGTACACGGAGATCGATTGGACGAAACCGCGCCTTATGATAGTTGGCTCCGAAGCACATGGACTAAATGTTAGCGAGTTGGCGGGAGTAGATGAAAAAATAGTTATTCAAATGGAAAATGGCGTCGAGAGCCTTAATCTCGCCGTTGCGACTGGCATTATCCTGTTTGAGGCTAAACGCCAGAATGGCTAG
- a CDS encoding SIS domain-containing protein, translating into MSLMLQEIAEQPAALEQTMIAEREKYARLGTFLRNKDIDLVVIVARGSSDNASLFGRYLIEVTAGIPVSLSAPSVYTLYNAKLNLSRALVIGVSQSGEGDDINIVLESAKASGAYTLGITNEADSTMAKIADETLLIHAGRERSVAATKTYTGQMLHFYMLANALAENQLEIERIPEYTSRALELQPKIKDLVQRYVFMENCVVVGRGMNYGNSYEMALKLMETCYVVAERFSSADFFHGPLAIVERRFPVVMFGPSGVTQKSSVELLERLHELNADCLSITNNEEIAKLSPNSLVLPAEIEEFLSPIPFIVPAQLFAALLSEAKGLDPDAPRSLSKVTKTI; encoded by the coding sequence ATGTCGCTAATGCTCCAGGAGATCGCGGAACAGCCGGCCGCTCTCGAACAAACCATGATCGCCGAGCGCGAAAAATACGCTCGCCTCGGCACCTTTCTTCGTAACAAAGACATCGACCTCGTCGTGATCGTCGCCCGGGGCAGCTCTGACAACGCCTCACTGTTTGGGCGTTATCTGATCGAGGTCACGGCGGGAATTCCCGTCTCGCTCTCAGCTCCATCCGTCTACACGCTCTACAACGCCAAGCTGAATCTCAGCCGTGCGCTCGTTATCGGCGTGTCGCAATCAGGCGAGGGAGACGACATCAACATCGTCCTCGAAAGTGCCAAAGCGTCCGGTGCTTACACGCTCGGTATCACCAACGAAGCGGATTCCACCATGGCAAAGATCGCGGATGAAACGCTGCTCATCCATGCCGGGCGGGAGCGTTCAGTGGCGGCGACAAAGACCTATACGGGCCAAATGCTACATTTCTATATGCTGGCAAATGCACTTGCGGAGAATCAGCTTGAGATCGAGCGGATCCCGGAATACACGTCTCGAGCCCTCGAACTGCAGCCTAAGATCAAGGATCTCGTTCAGCGATACGTTTTCATGGAAAATTGCGTGGTCGTGGGACGGGGAATGAATTATGGCAACTCGTACGAAATGGCGTTAAAGCTGATGGAGACGTGTTACGTCGTCGCCGAGCGTTTCTCGTCGGCTGACTTTTTTCATGGCCCGCTCGCGATCGTCGAGCGCCGATTCCCCGTCGTAATGTTCGGCCCAAGCGGCGTAACGCAAAAGAGCAGCGTTGAACTTCTCGAACGACTCCACGAATTGAATGCGGATTGCCTGTCGATCACCAACAATGAGGAGATCGCCAAACTATCACCGAACAGCCTCGTTCTGCCCGCGGAGATCGAGGAATTCCTGTCACCGATCCCATTCATAGTGCCGGCCCAGCTCTTTGCGGCTTTGTTGTCCGAGGCGAAAGGGCTAGATCCTGATGCTCCGCGTTCGCTGTCGAAAGTTACGAAAACAATCTGA
- the alr gene encoding alanine racemase — protein sequence MSNQTPKPLPLRPTWATIDLDALAFNFRSSKAFIGSDIEYMAVVKANAYGHGAIQCAKRLEAEGVNWFAVASVEEGLELRHAGIRRPILILGGIWSGHEDVIANDLTPAVFTIEQAKSLDEAAKRKQIVLDVHLKIDTGMGRVGFIADDAQNLANQLKTLTNLNVTGMMTHFAAADDLAQNEFTAGQLSRFQQAVEIFRSNRFDPKYIDLANSPGAVAHPQSRSNLVRLGGILYGLGGDVLPAGIGKPELKPVMSVETRVLQVKNVPSGSSIGYSRTFTTNRDSVIATIPIGYHDGFRRSLSNLGSVLVNSEMAPVVGRVSMDWTTIDVTGLKTVSVGDPVTVIGSQGSLEIKAEDIASKLGTISYEITCGISGRVPRIFAGENL from the coding sequence ATGTCTAATCAAACTCCAAAACCGCTACCGCTGCGGCCAACGTGGGCAACCATCGATCTTGATGCTCTCGCGTTCAATTTCCGCTCGTCAAAGGCATTCATCGGCAGCGACATTGAGTATATGGCGGTCGTCAAGGCGAACGCCTACGGCCACGGTGCCATCCAATGTGCAAAAAGGCTCGAAGCGGAGGGCGTCAATTGGTTTGCTGTCGCCTCGGTCGAAGAAGGGCTTGAGCTTCGCCATGCCGGTATCCGGCGACCGATCCTGATCCTTGGTGGGATCTGGAGCGGTCACGAAGATGTGATCGCAAACGACCTTACACCCGCTGTGTTCACGATAGAACAAGCCAAAAGCCTTGATGAGGCTGCAAAACGGAAGCAGATCGTCCTCGATGTCCATCTTAAGATCGATACGGGAATGGGACGCGTCGGATTCATAGCTGATGACGCCCAGAACCTGGCGAATCAGCTGAAAACGCTCACAAATCTGAACGTAACCGGCATGATGACGCATTTTGCGGCGGCTGACGACCTTGCTCAAAATGAGTTTACGGCGGGCCAGCTCTCTCGATTCCAACAGGCAGTAGAGATTTTTCGTAGCAACCGATTCGATCCGAAGTATATCGACTTGGCAAATTCCCCGGGTGCGGTCGCCCATCCGCAGTCGCGTTCAAATCTCGTTCGGCTCGGCGGAATACTTTACGGACTCGGCGGCGATGTTCTCCCGGCGGGAATCGGCAAACCTGAGCTAAAGCCCGTCATGTCTGTCGAAACCCGAGTCCTCCAGGTTAAAAACGTTCCCAGCGGCTCATCGATCGGCTACAGCAGGACTTTTACCACAAACCGTGATTCGGTTATCGCAACGATCCCGATCGGGTATCACGACGGCTTCCGGCGGTCTCTGTCCAACCTCGGCTCCGTGCTCGTCAACAGCGAAATGGCTCCGGTTGTCGGCCGCGTTTCAATGGACTGGACAACTATCGACGTCACCGGCCTGAAAACGGTTAGCGTCGGCGATCCGGTGACAGTGATCGGTTCACAGGGATCCTTGGAAATAAAAGCTGAGGATATTGCGAGCAAGTTAGGTACAATATCGTACGAAATCACCTGCGGCATCAGCGGCCGCGTGCCAAGGATATTTGCCGGAGAAAATCTATGA